ccattactcgtaggagagtcgaacccgggtcgatcaaatgtttcggtatcataggtttcgtggtttagccgctaggctgaggagaatcatctgttagttgcttccacataattgaatttacccatacaatttatagtataatacattggaaagatctttgatagttcaggatgggcttccgattgcgacaaatgtgattcctgagatatatgtttgaacaaaaaaaaaaaatcacccattactcgtaggagagtcgaacccgggtcgatcaaatgtttcggtatcataggtttcgtggtttagccgctaggctgaggagaatcatctgttagttgcttccacataattgaatttacccatacaatttatagtataatacattggaaagatctttgatagttcaggatgggcttccgattgcgacaaatgtgattcctgagatatatgtttgaacaaaaaaaaaaaaatcacccattactcgtaggagagtcgaacccgggtcgatcaaatgtttcggtatcataggtttcgtggtttagccgctaggctgaggagaatcatctgttagttgcttccacataattgaatttacccatacaatttatagtataatacattggaaagatctttgatagttcaggatgggcttccgattgcgacaaatgtgattcctgagatatatgtttgaacaaaaaaaaaaaaaatcacccattactcgtaggagagtcgaacccgggtcgatcaaatgtttcggtatcataggtttcgtggtttagccgctaggctgaggagaatcatctgttagttgcttccacataattgaatttacccatacaatttatagtataatacattggaaagatctttgatagttcaggatgggcttccgattgcgacaaatgtgattcctgagatatatgtttgaacaaaaaaaaaaaaatcacccattactcgtaggagagtcgaacccgggtcgatcaaatgtttcggtatcataggtttcgtggtttagccgctaggctgaggagaatcatctgttagttgcttccacataattgaatttacccatacaatttatagtataatacattggaaagatctttgatagttcaggatgggcttccgattgcgacaaatgtgattcctgagatatatgtttgaacaaaaaaaaaaaatcacccattactcgtaggagagtcgaacccgggtcgatcaaatgtttcggtatcataggtttcgtggtttagccgctaggctgaggagaatcatctgttagttgcttccacataattgaatttacccatacaatttatagtataatacatTGTATATTACAAAAGTTGGATGTTACAAAAGTTGGATGGGATTCCAGAATAGTTGAATATTACTGTGTTTTTTTCTAGCAAAgaagtttaaactaaaaattgaaatgagatcaaaagataatgttgTATATTACAAAAGTTGTAAGAAATCATACTTATTCAGGATAgggttccaaaagaaaaaatgtatatgGTCTTGTGCATATCATGTAACCATCAAATAGCCAAACATCCAAATAATAAtcgataaaaatgtaaaaatgtagAACTTCATCCTATAGGCCTCTGGCATGTGATCTTGTTGTGCCCTCCTGTGCCACATCTGCTGCACTTGTGGGACTGAGATTTAGATCCAGGAACCCCAAACTCGCCAacggatctctttctctttgtaggAGGGCGTccacttttctttttggtagctGGAGGTGGGCAAGACAGTTCATCAATATTCTCTGGATAGGTGGACGTTGACAACTCTCCACCAGGATGTATGCTTTCAGCATAAGCTTTAGCCCACGTTTCTGTCAAGTGAGAAGCATCAACAAAACGGTTTTCATCTCTCTTGATATGCTTAGCAGCAGCGATGGCATGGATGCAGGGGATCTTGTCAATGTCGAAAACATTACATGTGCAATGCCGCTTCTCCAAGTCAACAACAAACTTCATTGTTTCATTCTTCACCTCAAACTCGCTTCGATCAACTTGATACACATTCAACAACATTGCGGCCCCTAACCTAGATACCAATTTCTGAACAACTTTTGGAGTAACCAGGTGCTTATGTTTCGCAGCCGCTTCGCGTCGCTCAAAAAACCAAGTGGTCATCGTCAATCTGATAGTTTCAAGGAGAGAGATAATGGGCAACTCACGAGGCATCTTCAACATAGAATTGAGAGACTCTGCAATGTTGGTAGTCATGATATTATACCTGTTCGCAGGCGCATAGCTTCGTGCCCACTTCCTAAAATCAGACTCTTCCAGATACTTAGCCAATTCAGGACATTTATCCTTTATGTCCTTGAAGATTAACCAGAACTCGTGACACGTATAGGCATCAGCAGCGCTTTCCACCAGAGGTAGCAACCCAGTCTTCGCATATGTAGGAGTGATGTTGCGGAGCAGATGGATCCTGCAAATTCCATGGTGAGATAAGGGATATACATCCTCCAACGCTGAAGAAATGGAGTTAGCCCTGTCTGATACAAAAACAAGATCCGAAGCGTCCGGGATCTTCTGGCTCAAACCTCTAAAGAACCATTTCCAAGAGGCGCCGTTTTCTGCGTCAACCACTGCAAAGGCGAGAGGATATAGATGATAATTCCCATCTTGAGCACAAGCTGCCAATAAAGTCCCATTGAATTTTCCCTTCAGAAATGTACCATCTACTGCAATAACTCTCCTCATCAATGAAAATCCCCTTATCGATGGACCAAAAGCCACAAATGCATACTTGAACTTTCCTGCAGCATCAACATGTTGATAAGTCAAGGAACCAGGGTTTGTTTCTGTGATTTTATACAACCACCTAGACAAATTGTAATAGCTGTCTTCAGGAGTCCCTCTAACCAAAATCTGAGCTTCTTCTCTCACTCTCCAAGCTTGTTTGTAATTGATGTGAACACCATGCAGCATCCTGACCTGTTCAATGATCTGTTTCGGTTTGAGACCTTCCTTTTTTTCTCCATAATTGCTGGAAATCAAAGAACCCAACAACTTTGCAGATGCTTGTCTGTGGTTGGCTTTCCTGTGTGTTGTATCGCATGTATGCTCATGAACATACTTTTTAACAacgaaaaaatctgaaacagGTAGCTTGATAGCACGCATCCTCCACGTGCAATTTTCATCAACACAACTCAAAAGCACTCTTGACTTGTTAGAAGAGACAGTCTTGTACTCAAACTTCCACTCTAAAgcccatttcttcatcctcaacatcaACTCTCTCTTTGTCTTAAAATAGCTATTCACCTTAATATCGCCAGCTACTCTCGTGTTTGGTGAAAGTCCAATATGGACAGGGCTAAAATCCGGAAGAGCATTCAGAGGAACTGTAGAAACACCTTCATATAGAAAACTCTGCAAAAGTCaagtagttctgtaaggcataatacttgattatgaagcatatcatgcaaacacaaacagaaaaagggaaTTAGGGACAATGTACCTGTTTTTCACTCTGCACAGTAGGAAGAATCACTGGATTGGCATTCAATGGAACAGtagaagcaaatgtatcagaagcttgaATGTTACAGCTAGCTGAATCAGTACTAAAATCCGGAAGAGCATTCAGAGGAACTGTAGAAACACCTTCATATAGAAGACTCTGCAAAAGTCaagtagttctgtaaggcatagtacttgattatgaagcatatcatgcaaacacaaacagaaaaaaggAATTAAGGACAATGTACCTGTTTTTCACTCTGCACAGTAGAAAGAATCGCTGGATTGGCATTCAATGGAACAGtagaagcaaatgtatcagaagcttgaGTGTTACAGCTAACTGGATCAGTACTAACCTGCATAAGTCaagtagttctgtaaggcataatacttgGTTATGAAGCATATCGTGAAAAGTCTAAgaaaaaatcatacaaacctTAACACACAAACGACAGGTTCCATCAAATGCTCTAGTCTTGGAAATGAAAGTTCTGAGCTGACGAGTATTACCTATCGAGAGTGGGGGGAAACTTTCAATAATACATTTCATATCCAATGAAAAACCATAACTCAAACTGATTTCTTCCTCTTTAACACTAAAATCTTCAGAGACAATCTTCATCAAATCTTCATACAGTAGATCTTCTTCTATGGAAATGATTGATGCATTCCTCTTCAAATCAACAAGAAACTCCCACTGGAGAGATTCTTTTGAGATCCATTGTCCACAGATGCACAAAACTTCCATTGTTCTACAAAATCAACTTCAAATCATCaacaaatgaataatatataacaaaacctagataatgtataacaaaatgaaatgattcaaaccttaatcaaatcagacacacgagagagagaatgagatgAATAGACGTAGAAACGACAGATCAATTGAGAAACGACGACGACGATAAATaaacggagagacgacgacgacggatCAACGGAGAGGCgaagacgacgacggagagacgacgacgacgacgacgacggagagacgacgacgacaaGGACGGGgagacgacgacggagagacgacgacgacgacgacggagagacgagAAGAAGAAGCGATGAAACGAGGACGGCGACAAAttgatttcaaatttgttttttaaattagttaaagAAGGGGGCATAAGGGTAAATTGcccctttaatgaaacctatttttgtgaatt
The Brassica napus cultivar Da-Ae chromosome A1, Da-Ae, whole genome shotgun sequence DNA segment above includes these coding regions:
- the LOC106385933 gene encoding uncharacterized protein LOC106385933, producing the protein MEVLCICGQWISKESLQWEFLVDLKRNASIISIEEDLLYEDLMKIVSEDFSVKEEEISLSYGFSLDMKCIIESFPPLSIGNTRQLRTFISKTRAFDGTCRLCVKVSTDPVSCNTQASDTFASTVPLNANPAILSTVQSEKQSLLYEGVSTVPLNALPDFSTDSASCNIQASDTFASTVPLNANPVILPTVQSEKQVHCP